A region of the Chryseobacterium cucumeris genome:
TGAAAATGAATTCTGTCCGTTGGAAGAATTTCCTCCCAGATGGTTTTCCATTTCAAGGAGAAGATAATCCTGTTCATTATTCTGGTTAAAAAACCTACATGCGGAAAGTCCGGAAATCCCACCACCCACGATAAGATATTTTGTGTGGATAACTTCTGAAAACTGTGGAAAATCTTTTGCCCATAATCTATGGCCGAGAACATGATTGGTCCCTGTGATCTTTAACAGCAAAGTTTTTACTTTCTTTCCGCAATACTGCAAAAAAGGAAGTATAAGGCTACCTAAAAATATAGTTGTAAGAAAATCTTTTCTACTGTACTTTCCCCCACTCTTCATCGAAATAACGGACTAGTATCTGGTTGTCCAGACGGTTAACTTCTACGTCTTTCACCTTCATATCTTTATTGAAATAAGACATCTGTGAAAAATTGTAATCATAATATTTTAATCCAGGCAGTTTTCTGTAGATTCTGTTATTGATGGGTTCAAATGAAGCCATCGAAAATCCCCATTCTCCAAAAGACGGAACATAGGTATGATACGCTGCAGTGAAAGGAAAAATCTGATTGATTGTTTTCTCAATACACCAGAAAGATTTCGGAGCAAAATAAGGAGAAGTGGTCTGAACCACAATTTTCGTATCAAGGGTTGTCAGCTTCTCTAGTTCTTTATAAAACTGCAGGGAATAGAGCTTTCCTAAGCTGTAATTCGACGGATCAGGAAAGTCGATGATGATGACGTCAAATTTCTTTTTGCTGTCTTTTACCCAGATGTAAGCGTCTTTATTGATCACCTCCATTCTAGGATTGGAAAGTGAGCTTTGGTTCAGTCTTCGCATGGTTTCATTGGTCTTGAAAAACTGAGTCATTTCCCCGTCAAGATCCACAAGGGTTACTTTTTTAACGTCTTTGTATTTTAAAACTTCTCTTGCTGCAAAACCATCACCACCGCCAAGAATCAGAACGTTATCAATGTTTTTTGCCATAGACATCGCAGGATGTACTAAAGCTTCATGATAACGGTATTCGTCGGTGGATGAAAACTGCAGGTTGTTGTTTAAATACAGACGGAATTCGTGAGTATTTCTCGTTAAAACAATTCTTTGATAGGGTGAGCTTTTGGTATAGACTACATTTTCACCATATAACTTTTCTTCAGAATAGGATAAAATAGTATCTGAAAAAATGAAAAGCCCCAGAAGAAATGCAAACGCTGCAATAGATTTTACTTTTAACGATAATGGTTTTGATAATTCCTTTGTAAGATAATAGCAAAGGAATATCGCAATGGAAATATTGATTAACCCAAAAAATAAAGGGGTTTTAACAATCCCTAATTTTGGAATCAAAACCAACGGGAAAAGAATGGATGCCAGCAAAGCCCCGATATAATCGAATGCAAAGACATTTGAAACTAAATCTTTAAACTGAACCCTGTCTTTTAAAATATTCATCAGAAGCGGGATTTCCACCCCTACAAGACATCCGGTGAAGAAGACAAAGAGATAGAGAACGCTTTCAAAATGGGCCAGTGTATTAAACAGAATAAAAAGTACAACAGAACTGATTCCGCCTACAATTCCTACAAGGATTTCGATCTCAATGAATTTATCTATAAGATTTCCTTTGATGAATTTTGCAAGGTAGGAACCTACTCCCATTGAGAACAGGTATACTCCGATAATGAAAGAAAACTGCTTTACAGAGTCTCCTAAAAGATAGCTTGCCAGGGCTCCGGCCACCAGCTCATAAATCAATCCACATGTAGCAATGACGAATACTGAAAACAATAAAAGCAGCTCAAGAGGAATCCTCTTCTTATCCATGAATCGCTGCGCTTATGATCATTGAAATTCCGATAATAAATGCCCCGAAAACAATAGCAATGGCTATATTTTTGTTCTGGGCGATCTCATGCCATGTTTTTTCAGGAGTCAGTTTTTCAATGATGAAATAACATACAAGTAAAATGGCGATTCCTAAAAATGAATAAAGAACCGAGTTTAGTATGGGTAAGAAATTGATGTTGTCCATAATTTTTATATATTTTTATTTGTGATAGTATCTGTAAAATCCTACTCTGGAGTGGCTTCTTGTAGTTCCGTCGCGGTATGTTTCCGTTTTGGCACAGTCGCAGACCTGATTTCCCCGGTACGTAAGGTATACAAACCAGGTCATGAAAAATCCTCCGATCAGGCAGAGTATCCAGTTTTGTCTTATGTAATTGGTTATATTAGTTATCATTGGCAGGATAAGGTGAGTTTGAACTATTCTTCCATTTATTCACATTAAAGTAATGTTTTCCTATCCACATTGCCACAAACAGAGCAATCATTATGAATAAAATAATTCCGAAGTTCCAGAATGAGACAGGAAGCCATGTTGCTTTGAGCTGTACATAGGTATTGTTTGAAATAAGGTCTGTAGTAAGTCTAAGGGCTTCAGTATTAATCAGGGAGTCCAGTTTCTGAGTTCCGAATGATGCTTTGGCAAGTCTGATTACTTCCGAGGTATCTTTTTCCAGCGTCTGTCCGTCTGTAAAAGTCTTGGTCTGCACCTTGAATATATCAGTAACCTCAATTGTTCCTGATTTATCCCGTGAAATCACGACCTTCGAATCAGGAGATGTAAGACCTGAAAATGAGGGTAAGCCTCCTTCTTTTTCGGCGGAAATAATGAAATGATATTTCCCGGAGCCTACTCCACACAGGTTAAAATCTTCGGACTGGCTTCCTTCTGTCCAGCTTTCTCCACCTTCGTACCCATGATACTGTTCGATATCTTTGGAGGTATAGATAATTTCGTTGGTATTCTCATTCACAAGGCTTAGCTGAACATTCGCCCAGGAATTATCAACACCTGAAAAAGCATTCACCTTTAACGGAGCTGAACCGCCGGACAAGGTAAAGCTTTTGCTGACCAGCTCTTTGTCTTTTACATCTGCAAAATTGATAGTCTCTGCAAAAACGGTTTCGTTCGTTCTTGAAGTGTAGACATACATCTGGAGCAGACAAATCATTAATGCAGCCACACAAAAGATGTTCACGGCTTGTCTGATATCGAAATAATAGGGCTGAACAATCCCTATTCCCGTATAATAGGGCAGATTAGCTATTTTAAAAGCTTTCTTAACTTCATATTTTGAAATGTGAACTCCATAGAAATACTGGCTTTTTCTGCTGGTCTTCTCCTGAGAGATCATACGGGTTCCGTTGACATACTCTTTGTAGGTAGCAATGGTGAAATCCAGATGTTCATCAAAAAATCCGGCTGCAGCGTCAATAGTGCATGGAGTATTTTCGTACCACCGGTAGGTTCGTCCGAGATAGGTTGGAAATTTTGAATCCTTGCCTTTAAAATCATCAGGATGTATAGAAATCAGGAAAACCCAATGTCCATCGCTCTCACTCAGGAAAGCATCATTTCCTTTGCTGTCTTTTAAAGAATATTCACGCCAGAAAATACTGTTTCCGTATTTTTTAACAGTAATCGCAACAACCGTATATTCCGTACCGTCAATTTTTCCTTTTTGTCCGACATCCAATACAACATTTTCCGTTGGGACTTTCAGATGTTTAATTTTTTTGTTCCAGGCTACATCAATGAGATGGGAGCAGGTCATACAAACGTATTCTTCAACAGGAAAGGTGAGATCTAATGTATTTTCGGATTCGCATGCTGGGCAGACATAGTGCATTTTTATCTGTAAATTTTGTGTTTTTGAATGGTATTAGCTTTAAAATACTGAACCACTTCATCTGCAATCTGCTCTACTTTTGTGGTATTGTCCTGGGTATAATTACAAAGGAAAACATCGAAAGTAAGCTGTTTAAATTCCGGCCACGTGTGGATACAAAGGTGAGACTCTTTAAGGATCACGGCGGAAGTAAAGCTGTCATTCTCAAAAATATGATTGGTAACGCCTACAATTTCCACCTCTTTGGTTTCCAGAATTCCTTCTGTAAACGCCAGAAAACCTTTGCTGTCTAATAACAAATCTTCTGACTCTGTTTCCAAAGTCAGAAGAATATGTAAACCTTTACTTGATAATGGTTTCAATTAATTTTTTTGTAAATATATTATTTTTTTGGAAGAAAAACCTCAGCAAGCATACATCTTGCGCTTCCTCCACCATTTACTTCAATGGTATTCAGGTCTGAATAGATAATTTCGCAGTATTTTTCAATAGCAGCTACCTGTTCCGGAGTTAAAGACTGGTAAGCAGTCTGGCTCATGACCAGGAATTTTTTGCCTTCTTTATTCTGAACCTGAAGCATATTTCCGGCAAACTGCTGCATCTGTTCTTCAGAAATTTCAATGATTTCTTTTCCGGATCCTTTAATAGCTTCCACTACTTTTCCTCTTTCAAGTTCATCATCAATACAGTCAAGGCAGATTACGACAAATTTATCGGCTACACACATCATTACATTGGTGTGATAGATTGGAAGCCTTTCTGTGCCTACAGTCTGGAAAGAATGGAATACAACGGGAGTAAATCCGTATTTTGTACAGAATTCTCTGAACAGTTTTTCATCCAGCCTCAAAGAAACAGAACCGTAAGCAATTTTGTTATCGTGATCAAAAATCATACTTCCTGTTCCTTCCAGAAAGTGTCCTTGGGTTTCAGAGAAAGACCAGTCATCAATTTCAGCCACTTCAAACCCTTGATCTTTGATACTTTCGATAATATCTTCTCTTCTTTCCACTCTTCTGTTGGAAGCGAACATCGGGTACAAGACCACTTTTCCGTCTTTATGGAAACTTACCCAGTTATTCGGGAAAATAGAATCCGGAGTGTGGGGATCCAACGTATCTTTTATAGTGATTACATTAATTCCCTTTTCTCTCAGCTTTCCGACAAAGGTGTTGAATTCTGCCAACGCTTTTGACTGGATATCAGAGCCTGTCTGTTCTACCTGGAAATAATTATTTTTCGCTGTTTCAGCGTTGTAACCGAATGCAATCGGTTCTATCATTAATACTGTATCTGTTGTTTGCATTTTTTCTAAGTTTGAGGGTGTTAGTGTATGAGAGTTTGAGTGTCTGAACAGCGTTTTACAAATTATTATCTTCTTTATTCACCGAAGAAAATGAACACCACTTTTCTGACTGGCTCATCATGTTAACTAACATCCCTATTATTTGGTTATACTTGTTGTGCAAATTATTATATTGCTCGTCATTCATATAATGGCAGGCAAAAGCAAACTGAAGCCATGTTTGGGTTTCTCTTGCTTCACCCTCTGAGTCTGTAAGCTTAGCGATGAAGGATTTTTCATATTTTCTTTTGCCCCAAGCCTCACTAATATTTGCCGTTACAGATCTTGATGATCTTCTTATCTGATCTGTAAGTGAGTAAAGTTCTTCTTTTGGAAAGGATTTTGAGAGTTCATAAATCAGTTGAGCTGTTTCAAATGATTTTTGATACACTTTTAAGTCCTGATGAAATCTGATCGTTGACATACATTACTATTTATTTAAAGTTAAAAAAATATTCAAACCAATCAATGCTATCACTCTCAAACCCTAAAACTCTCCAACTCAATTACTCTCTCACAAGCGGCATTGTAGAGCATCTCAGCAAGCCTCCCATTTTAGAGATTTCTCTGTAAGGAATTTCTTCAACAGTCATTCCCCACTCGTTTCTCAGGTGGTTATTCATTCTTGTGAATGCTTTGTCTGAAACGACAACATCAGGAGAAATGGAGAAAATATTCGGAAACATTTCAAACATTTCTTCATCATTGATATGGAAACAGTTTTCTTCTCCGAAAATATCAATGATTAAACGGTAGTCGCTTTCATCTACAAATCCGTTTTTATAAATAATACATTTGTCTTCACCTACCGGATTAAATGTACAATCCAGATGCAGAATGCCTTCAAAAGGAACCTTATCGTTTTTCTTCAGTTCCAGGTCGATGATTCTTTTCTTCGGAAAATATTCTTTTAAGATTTCAATGGCATATTCATTGGTTCTTGCCGTCTTATAGTTTCTGTAATCTTCACTGAAGCAGGTTCCGATGAAAAGGAAGTCATTCCATACGATTACATCACCTCCTTCTATATGTGCAGTTTCGGGAAGATTGATGATCTTTCTCCATGCTACTTTTTCAAAAACGCTTTTGTAGGCTTCCTGCTCGTCTGCTCTGTCTGCAATCACATTGGAAATGATCATTTTATCATCAATTACAAAGGCTACATCTCTTGAAAAAACCTGATTGTAATCTTTGATGATGCTGGGACGCAGTACTTCAACGCCATACTTTTTTAAAACCGCTTCAAAAGCGTTCATTTCATTGATAATATCCTCTTCTTTAGGATAAATGTTGTGTTCGATTGAGTAATATGACTTTGCGTCATAACTTTCCTCTAGTGTGGGAACCGGCCCCAATGAATTAGGCTGGCCCAGAACTACTGACTTCAGCCTGCCCGTTTCGTTTTTAATGTTTAGTCTCATAAAGATTTATGCAATACTACAAATATAAGTAAAGGTCTCTACCTATAAAACTTTTGGATTATTTTATGCATTAAATTGGGTTCCCAAAATCAATACACTTCAACAAAATTTCCTTGTATATGAGCCAACTGTAGTGAATAGTTCCAAAAACATCTACAACTTACTATTTTCCATCTACATAAGAACAAAAAAATAGATAATCATATTATTTAATTTCCTATATTAGTGATATAATTTTCGCGAAATTATAAACCTTAAAATGAACTATTAACACCAAAAATCAAAGTCATGAACAAGAACAATCCGGTGCTGAAAAATGCACAAAAGTTAGGAAGAGATCAACAAAAATCCGTAATGGGAGGCGCTCCAATCTCAACAGGCAGAAGATGCTGTGAATGGGATGATGCAGGAAACTGTTATATCTGGACTTGCGACAGATGCCAGTGTCCTTAATAAACAAAGAAAGCCTGCTTAAAAAAGCAGGCTTTCTTATTGAGCTAATTGATATAAATAAAAAATCCCAAAGCATGCTTTGGGATTTTTTTATAGTATAAGCAAATATTATCTGCTTGCAATATCGATGTAGTTTCTTTGCTGAGCACCTTGGTAAACCTGTCTTGGTCTTCCGATCGGGTCTCCTTTCAGTCTCATTTCTTTCCACTGAGAAATCCATCCCGGAAGTCTTCCTAATGCAAACATTACGGTGAACATTTCTGTAGGGATTCCTAACGCTCTGTAGATGATACCTGAGTAGAAGTCTACGTTTGGATATAGTTTTCTTTCTACGAAGTATTCGTCTTCCAGCGCTACTCTTTCCAGCTGCATTGCAATGTCAAGAGCTTTATCCTGGATACCTAATGCTTTAAGGATATCGTCAGCAGCTTTCTTGATGATTTTCGCTCTTGGGTCGAAGTTTTTGTACACTCTGTGTCCGAATCCCATTAAACGGAAGTTATCATTCTTATCTTTAGCTTTAGCAACATATTTAGATACGTCACCACCGTCTTTCTCGATCAGTTCAAGCATTTCGATTACAGCCTGGTTAGCACCACCGTGAAGTGGTCCCCAAAGTGCAGATACTCCGGCAGAGATAGAAGCGAAAAGACCTGTGTGGGCAGAACCTACCATTCTTACTGTAGAAGTAGAACAGTTTTGTTCGTGGTCTGCGTGAAGGATTAATAATTTATCTAAAGCATTTACAACTACCGGATCGATTTCGAAATCAGCGTTTGGTAATCTGAATGCCATTTTGTAGAAGTTCTCTACGTAGTTCAGGTTGTTATCACCGTGGTTTAATGGTAAGCCCTGAGTTTTTCTGTAAGTCCATGCACAAAGGTGAGAGAACTTAGCGATCATAAGCTCAGCAGCGTGATCCATTTCTTCTTTAGAGTTTACGTTAACAGCTTTCGGGTTGAAGGCTGTTAAAGCAGACGTTAAAGAAGATAAAACTCCCATAGGGTGAGCAGAACGAGGAAAAACATCAATGATTTTTTTCATTTCGTCTGCGATGAAGTTGTATTTTTTAATATTGTTGTCGAATGAAGTAAACTGATCCTGAGTAGGTAATTCTCCATGTAATAAAAGATACATTACTTCAGTGAAGTTAGATTTTTCAGCAATCTGCTCGATTGGATAACCTCTGTAAAATAATTCTCCTTTATCTCCGTCTAAGTAAGTGATGTCGCTAATAGTAGCTCCTGTATTTTTGTAACCTAAATCCAGAGTGATTAAACCTGTCTGGTCTCTTAATTTTGAAATATCAATCCCTCTGTCTCCGATAGTACTATCCACGATTGGATATTCATATGAATTACCGTCGTAATTCAATATTACTTTGTTGTCTGACATTATTTATTTATTTTTTTTAAATATACCACTTTCCATAAAATACGGCAAACTAAAAATTTCGCTTGCCGTTATTTATAAATTCGATTAATTATCTTTTGATTTTAAAAGCTTCCAACCCTGGGAAAATTGCAGTTTCGCCTAAAGCTTCTTCAATTCTTAATAACTGGTTGTATTTTGCCATTCTGTCTGATCTTGAAGCTGAACCGGTTTTGATCTGTCCACAGTTCATTGCTACTGCTAAATCAGCAATTGTAGAATCTTCAGTTTCTCCTGATCTGTGAGACATTACTGAAGTGAATTTGTTATTCTGAGCCATCTGTACAGCAGCCATTGTTTCAGAAAGAGAACCAATCTGATTTACTTTTACAAGGATAGAGTTCGCAATATTTTCTTTTACTCCTCTGGATAATCTTTCTACGTTGGTTACAAATAAATCATCTCCTACCAGCTGTACTCTGTCACCAATTTTATCTGTTAACATTTTCCAACCTTCCCAGTCGTTTTCCTGCATACCATCTTCGATAGAAATGATTGGATATTTTGCAGCCAGTTCCGCTAAGTAAGAAACCTGCTCGCTGCTTGAAAACTGAGCTGCATCCGGAGTCTGGAATTTTCTGTAATCATAGATTCCGTCTTTGTAGAATTCCGAAGCTGCACAGTCAAGTGCCAACATAATATCGTCACCTGGCTTATAACCTGCTTTTTCAATAGCCTGAAGTAAAGTATCCAAAGCATCTTCAGTTCCTTTGAAAGTTGGTGCAAAACCACCTTCGTCACCTACCGCAGTAGATAAACCTCTAGAATGAAGAATAGACTTTAGGTTGTGGAAAATTTCAGTTCCTTTTCTCAATGCATGAGAGAAAGAATCAGCTTTTACCGGCATAATCATGAATTCCTGGAATGCGATAGGAGCATCTGAGTGAGATCCACCGTTGATTACATTCATCATTGGAACAGGAAGTGTGTTGGCGTTCACTCCACCTACATATTTATAAAGAGGCATTCCCAATTCAGCAGCAGCAGCTCTTGCTACTGCCAGAGAAACACCAAGAATAGCATTGGCACCAAGATTTCCTTTGTTAGGTGTTCCATCAAGATCAATCATAATCTGATCGATATAGTTTTGTTCAAAAACCGGCTGTCCTACTAGATTCTCTGCAATTACTTCTTTTACATTTTCAACAGCTTTCAGAACTCCTTTTCCCAGATATTCTGAACCACCATCACGTAATTCTACCGCCTCGTGTTCTCCTGTAGATGCTCCTGAAGGTACAGCTGCACGGCCCATTGCCCCGCTTTCTGTAAATACATCTACTTCAATGGTAGGATTTCCTCTGGAATCTAAAATCTGTCTTGCTTCTATGTAAGAAATTGCACTCATTTTTTAATTTTTTTAGTTTAGACAAATTTAATCAAAATTTAACTTTCAAGGGTATTTCACAGCATTTTTTTGAAATAAATCCAAGTTAAATTTTAGTTAATTTATATTATGATAATTCCCCATTTTTGAGGGAATGGATCAGGAATTAAAAAATGGAAGATCATAACAAAACTCACCTTGAAAAGTGAGCTTTATTATACGGTATATAGGGTATTATTTTCTGGGTGTGGGAGATAAAAGACCGGCCAGGGCACCTATTGCTCCTGATGAAATAGTAGCAAATATAGTGACCAGTTGATTATCTTTGGAGGAGCCGTCATTCCAGTAAGCAATGAGTATAAGCCCTGCAATGATTGCGATAACTGCCAGCCCGAGCATCAGGACAATAATCCTGTAAATCCAGTAGTCTGTATCCTTAGTATTTCTTATTTCTACATTTTTAATAGCCTCTACAGGATTTATTCTGAACTTCTCCTGAAGATCACTGCTGTTTTTTAAAGCAGCTTCCAGATCTCCGATACTGTCGTTAATAAGAGTTTTCATGGCCTTTGATTTTATATCAAATTTCTCTCTAAAAAAAGGACCAGTCAATTACACAAAAGGGTAATTTATAATTTGGTTTTGAAGACCAGACAGGTTCCGGGATTTCCGGAAATGATTGTACAATCGCCTGATAATTCGCTCATTCTTCGTTTCATATTTCTAAGACCGTTCCCTTCTTTATGGCCGTCGGAAATTCCCTTTCCGTTATCAGAGATTTTCATAGAAAAGTTATTTTCTTCCTGCGAAAATGAAAGCTTCAGGCTATTGGCACAGCTGTGTTTATAAACGTTATTAACGGCTTCTTTCAGACAGAGAAAAAGATTACGTCTCATTTCGGTAGAAATTGGTGTTTCTGCTAT
Encoded here:
- a CDS encoding polyamine aminopropyltransferase, with amino-acid sequence MDKKRIPLELLLLFSVFVIATCGLIYELVAGALASYLLGDSVKQFSFIIGVYLFSMGVGSYLAKFIKGNLIDKFIEIEILVGIVGGISSVVLFILFNTLAHFESVLYLFVFFTGCLVGVEIPLLMNILKDRVQFKDLVSNVFAFDYIGALLASILFPLVLIPKLGIVKTPLFFGLINISIAIFLCYYLTKELSKPLSLKVKSIAAFAFLLGLFIFSDTILSYSEEKLYGENVVYTKSSPYQRIVLTRNTHEFRLYLNNNLQFSSTDEYRYHEALVHPAMSMAKNIDNVLILGGGDGFAAREVLKYKDVKKVTLVDLDGEMTQFFKTNETMRRLNQSSLSNPRMEVINKDAYIWVKDSKKKFDVIIIDFPDPSNYSLGKLYSLQFYKELEKLTTLDTKIVVQTTSPYFAPKSFWCIEKTINQIFPFTAAYHTYVPSFGEWGFSMASFEPINNRIYRKLPGLKYYDYNFSQMSYFNKDMKVKDVEVNRLDNQILVRYFDEEWGKVQ
- a CDS encoding DUF350 domain-containing protein — protein: MDNINFLPILNSVLYSFLGIAILLVCYFIIEKLTPEKTWHEIAQNKNIAIAIVFGAFIIGISMIISAAIHG
- a CDS encoding DUF4178 domain-containing protein, with product MHYVCPACESENTLDLTFPVEEYVCMTCSHLIDVAWNKKIKHLKVPTENVVLDVGQKGKIDGTEYTVVAITVKKYGNSIFWREYSLKDSKGNDAFLSESDGHWVFLISIHPDDFKGKDSKFPTYLGRTYRWYENTPCTIDAAAGFFDEHLDFTIATYKEYVNGTRMISQEKTSRKSQYFYGVHISKYEVKKAFKIANLPYYTGIGIVQPYYFDIRQAVNIFCVAALMICLLQMYVYTSRTNETVFAETINFADVKDKELVSKSFTLSGGSAPLKVNAFSGVDNSWANVQLSLVNENTNEIIYTSKDIEQYHGYEGGESWTEGSQSEDFNLCGVGSGKYHFIISAEKEGGLPSFSGLTSPDSKVVISRDKSGTIEVTDIFKVQTKTFTDGQTLEKDTSEVIRLAKASFGTQKLDSLINTEALRLTTDLISNNTYVQLKATWLPVSFWNFGIILFIMIALFVAMWIGKHYFNVNKWKNSSNSPYPANDN
- a CDS encoding S-adenosylmethionine decarboxylase family protein — protein: MKPLSSKGLHILLTLETESEDLLLDSKGFLAFTEGILETKEVEIVGVTNHIFENDSFTSAVILKESHLCIHTWPEFKQLTFDVFLCNYTQDNTTKVEQIADEVVQYFKANTIQKHKIYR
- the ctlX gene encoding citrulline utilization hydrolase CtlX, which produces MQTTDTVLMIEPIAFGYNAETAKNNYFQVEQTGSDIQSKALAEFNTFVGKLREKGINVITIKDTLDPHTPDSIFPNNWVSFHKDGKVVLYPMFASNRRVERREDIIESIKDQGFEVAEIDDWSFSETQGHFLEGTGSMIFDHDNKIAYGSVSLRLDEKLFREFCTKYGFTPVVFHSFQTVGTERLPIYHTNVMMCVADKFVVICLDCIDDELERGKVVEAIKGSGKEIIEISEEQMQQFAGNMLQVQNKEGKKFLVMSQTAYQSLTPEQVAAIEKYCEIIYSDLNTIEVNGGGSARCMLAEVFLPKK
- a CDS encoding four helix bundle protein, which translates into the protein MSTIRFHQDLKVYQKSFETAQLIYELSKSFPKEELYSLTDQIRRSSRSVTANISEAWGKRKYEKSFIAKLTDSEGEARETQTWLQFAFACHYMNDEQYNNLHNKYNQIIGMLVNMMSQSEKWCSFSSVNKEDNNL
- a CDS encoding dimethylarginine dimethylaminohydrolase family protein, yielding MRLNIKNETGRLKSVVLGQPNSLGPVPTLEESYDAKSYYSIEHNIYPKEEDIINEMNAFEAVLKKYGVEVLRPSIIKDYNQVFSRDVAFVIDDKMIISNVIADRADEQEAYKSVFEKVAWRKIINLPETAHIEGGDVIVWNDFLFIGTCFSEDYRNYKTARTNEYAIEILKEYFPKKRIIDLELKKNDKVPFEGILHLDCTFNPVGEDKCIIYKNGFVDESDYRLIIDIFGEENCFHINDEEMFEMFPNIFSISPDVVVSDKAFTRMNNHLRNEWGMTVEEIPYREISKMGGLLRCSTMPLVRE
- a CDS encoding citrate synthase, translating into MSDNKVILNYDGNSYEYPIVDSTIGDRGIDISKLRDQTGLITLDLGYKNTGATISDITYLDGDKGELFYRGYPIEQIAEKSNFTEVMYLLLHGELPTQDQFTSFDNNIKKYNFIADEMKKIIDVFPRSAHPMGVLSSLTSALTAFNPKAVNVNSKEEMDHAAELMIAKFSHLCAWTYRKTQGLPLNHGDNNLNYVENFYKMAFRLPNADFEIDPVVVNALDKLLILHADHEQNCSTSTVRMVGSAHTGLFASISAGVSALWGPLHGGANQAVIEMLELIEKDGGDVSKYVAKAKDKNDNFRLMGFGHRVYKNFDPRAKIIKKAADDILKALGIQDKALDIAMQLERVALEDEYFVERKLYPNVDFYSGIIYRALGIPTEMFTVMFALGRLPGWISQWKEMRLKGDPIGRPRQVYQGAQQRNYIDIASR
- the eno gene encoding phosphopyruvate hydratase, with protein sequence MSAISYIEARQILDSRGNPTIEVDVFTESGAMGRAAVPSGASTGEHEAVELRDGGSEYLGKGVLKAVENVKEVIAENLVGQPVFEQNYIDQIMIDLDGTPNKGNLGANAILGVSLAVARAAAAELGMPLYKYVGGVNANTLPVPMMNVINGGSHSDAPIAFQEFMIMPVKADSFSHALRKGTEIFHNLKSILHSRGLSTAVGDEGGFAPTFKGTEDALDTLLQAIEKAGYKPGDDIMLALDCAASEFYKDGIYDYRKFQTPDAAQFSSSEQVSYLAELAAKYPIISIEDGMQENDWEGWKMLTDKIGDRVQLVGDDLFVTNVERLSRGVKENIANSILVKVNQIGSLSETMAAVQMAQNNKFTSVMSHRSGETEDSTIADLAVAMNCGQIKTGSASRSDRMAKYNQLLRIEEALGETAIFPGLEAFKIKR